One window of Paenibacillus albicereus genomic DNA carries:
- the cysS gene encoding cysteine--tRNA ligase, which produces MSLHIYNTMSRKQEEFIPQQPGKVKMYACGPTVYDYIHIGNARPAIFFDVVRRYLEAVGYKVDYLVNFTDVDDKLIRKAEQLGSTVPEVAERFIEAFYEDTEGLGVRRATRNPRVMEHIPQIIAFIGELVEQGSAYPSGGDVYFRTKSFAAYGQLSHQNLEELQLGIRIGIDERKEDPQDFVLWKGAKPGEISWDSPWGPGRPGWHIECSAMAREYLGDTLDIHGGGNDLQFPHHECECAQSESLTGKPLARYWMHNGFINIDNQKMSKSLGNGITVNELLKRIKPEAIRYFMLSGHYRAPLNFSDDTVEQALGSVERIANCRINLEHRLGAVAPDGAGAAGWHAREGAPIGVLRYEPLTGDEALDERLRGLRDRFAAKLDDDFNTPDAITAWFELVAEANALLQLPVAPAPALRALLGLMDVMDGVLGLLPQPDLAAGLLDDEVDALIAERTQARADKNWKRADEIRDQLAEQGILLEDTPQGIRWRRK; this is translated from the coding sequence ATGAGTCTGCATATCTACAATACGATGAGCCGGAAGCAGGAGGAGTTCATCCCTCAGCAGCCGGGTAAAGTAAAGATGTACGCGTGCGGTCCGACCGTATACGACTATATCCACATCGGCAACGCGCGTCCGGCGATCTTTTTCGACGTCGTTCGCCGCTACTTGGAGGCCGTCGGGTACAAGGTCGACTACCTCGTCAACTTCACGGATGTCGACGACAAGCTGATCCGCAAGGCGGAGCAGCTCGGATCGACGGTGCCGGAGGTGGCGGAGCGCTTCATCGAGGCGTTCTACGAAGACACGGAGGGGCTGGGCGTCCGCCGGGCGACGCGCAATCCGCGCGTCATGGAGCACATTCCGCAGATCATCGCCTTCATCGGCGAGTTGGTCGAGCAGGGCTCGGCCTATCCGAGCGGCGGCGACGTGTATTTCCGCACCAAGTCGTTCGCCGCGTACGGCCAGCTCTCCCATCAGAACCTGGAGGAGCTGCAGTTGGGCATCCGTATCGGCATCGACGAGCGCAAGGAGGACCCGCAGGACTTCGTGCTCTGGAAAGGCGCCAAGCCGGGAGAGATCAGCTGGGACAGCCCATGGGGACCGGGACGGCCGGGCTGGCATATTGAATGCTCGGCGATGGCCCGCGAATACTTGGGCGATACGCTCGACATCCACGGCGGCGGCAACGACCTGCAGTTCCCTCACCACGAATGCGAGTGCGCGCAGTCGGAGTCGCTGACGGGAAAGCCGCTGGCGCGCTACTGGATGCATAACGGCTTCATCAACATCGACAACCAGAAAATGTCGAAATCGCTCGGCAACGGCATCACCGTGAACGAGCTGCTGAAGCGCATCAAGCCGGAGGCGATCCGCTACTTCATGCTGTCGGGCCACTACCGCGCTCCGCTCAACTTCAGCGACGACACGGTGGAGCAGGCGCTCGGCAGCGTGGAGCGCATCGCCAACTGCCGCATCAACCTGGAGCATCGGCTCGGCGCCGTCGCTCCGGACGGCGCCGGCGCAGCAGGCTGGCATGCGCGCGAGGGCGCTCCGATCGGCGTGCTCCGCTATGAGCCGCTAACCGGCGACGAGGCGCTTGACGAGCGCCTGCGCGGACTGCGCGACCGCTTCGCCGCCAAGCTGGACGACGATTTCAACACGCCGGACGCGATCACGGCCTGGTTCGAGCTCGTCGCCGAGGCGAACGCGCTGCTCCAGCTGCCGGTCGCCCCGGCCCCGGCGCTGCGCGCGCTGCTCGGCCTGATGGACGTCATGGATGGCGTGCTCGGCCTGCTGCCGCAGCCGGACCTAGCGGCCGGGCTGCTTGATGACGAGGTCGACGCGCTTATCGCCGAGCGGACGCAGGCGCGCGCGGACAAGAACTGGAAGCGGGCGGACGAGATCCGCGACCAGCTCGCCGAGCAGGGCATCCTGCTGGAGGATACGCCGCAGGGCATCCGGTGGCGGCGCAAATGA
- the cysE gene encoding serine O-acetyltransferase produces the protein MIRHIKSDIRAVFDNDPAARSVFEVVFTYSGLHAIWAHRIAHALFKRRLFTLARIVSQVSRFMTGIEIHPGARVGDRLFIDHGMGVVIGETCEIGDDVVIYQGVTLGGTGKEKGKRHPTIGSNVVIGSGAKVLGSFRVGDNCNIGSNSVVLREVPDNSTVVGNPGRIVKRNGLKVGDRLDHAKLPDPVIEMLRSMQNEINLLRAQVGELRESAAEREVREHQERQVKLPVGGGEQQR, from the coding sequence ATGATTCGCCATATCAAGTCCGATATCCGGGCGGTATTCGACAACGATCCCGCCGCGCGCAGCGTCTTTGAGGTCGTCTTCACCTACTCGGGCCTGCACGCGATCTGGGCGCACCGGATCGCGCACGCGCTGTTCAAGCGCCGGCTGTTCACGCTGGCGCGCATCGTCTCGCAGGTCAGCCGCTTCATGACCGGCATCGAGATCCATCCCGGCGCCCGCGTCGGCGATCGGCTGTTCATCGACCACGGCATGGGCGTGGTCATCGGGGAGACCTGCGAGATCGGCGACGATGTCGTCATTTATCAGGGAGTCACGCTCGGGGGCACGGGCAAGGAGAAGGGCAAGCGGCATCCGACGATCGGCAGCAACGTCGTCATCGGCTCCGGCGCCAAGGTGCTCGGCTCGTTCCGGGTCGGAGACAACTGCAACATCGGCTCCAACTCGGTCGTGCTGAGGGAAGTGCCGGACAACAGCACCGTCGTCGGCAATCCGGGACGGATCGTCAAGCGCAACGGCCTCAAGGTCGGGGACCGGCTGGACCATGCGAAGCTGCCCGATCCGGTCATCGAGATGTTGCGAAGCATGCAGAACGAAATCAATCTCCTGAGGGCGCAAGTAGGCGAGCTGCGCGAGAGCGCGGCGGAGCGGGAAGTCCGGGAGCATCAAGAGCGGCAGGTCAAGCTGCCGGTCGGCGGAGGGGAGCAGCAGCGATGA
- the ispF gene encoding 2-C-methyl-D-erythritol 2,4-cyclodiphosphate synthase, which yields MIRIGQGFDVHQLVEGRPCIIGGVTIPFEKGLLGHSDADVLLHTVADALLGALALGDIGKHFPDTDPAFKDADSLKLLERVWELIKERGWRLGNLDCTIIAQAPKMAPHIPAMVEIIARALEAQPDQVNVKATTTEKLGFPGRGEGIAAQAVVCLVQGVL from the coding sequence ATGATTCGGATCGGACAAGGCTTTGACGTGCACCAGCTGGTGGAGGGACGTCCGTGCATCATCGGCGGAGTGACGATTCCGTTCGAAAAGGGGCTGCTCGGACATTCCGATGCGGACGTGCTTCTGCATACGGTGGCGGACGCGCTGCTCGGCGCGCTTGCGCTCGGCGACATCGGCAAGCATTTTCCCGATACGGATCCGGCGTTCAAGGACGCGGACAGCCTGAAGCTGCTGGAGCGGGTATGGGAGCTCATCAAGGAGCGGGGCTGGCGCCTCGGCAACCTCGACTGCACGATCATCGCCCAGGCGCCCAAGATGGCGCCGCATATCCCGGCGATGGTCGAGATCATCGCCCGCGCGCTCGAGGCGCAGCCCGACCAGGTGAACGTCAAGGCGACGACCACCGAGAAGCTCGGCTTCCCGGGTCGGGGCGAGGGCATCGCCGCGCAGGCGGTTGTCTGCCTCGTGCAGGGTGTGCTATGA
- a CDS encoding nucleoside triphosphate pyrophosphohydrolase family protein: MSAPTLHDFQEQVSELILRHRSVLDVLSKFGQTGAAVNRAVAKAVTECGCIEIQASKQHYSEEPELETAKQLLESHMDGAVCENCRDVLKAELGRNLFYMSALCNLLEIDLDEVVKAESDKCSTLGVFNLT, encoded by the coding sequence ATGAGCGCACCAACGCTTCATGATTTTCAGGAGCAGGTATCGGAACTGATATTGCGCCACCGCAGCGTGCTGGACGTGCTGTCCAAGTTCGGCCAGACTGGAGCGGCGGTGAACCGCGCCGTGGCCAAGGCCGTCACGGAATGCGGCTGCATCGAGATCCAAGCGTCCAAGCAGCATTATTCCGAGGAGCCGGAGCTGGAGACGGCCAAGCAGCTGCTGGAGTCCCATATGGACGGCGCCGTATGCGAGAATTGCCGCGACGTGCTCAAGGCGGAGCTGGGACGCAATCTGTTCTACATGTCCGCCCTCTGCAACCTGCTGGAGATCGACCTCGACGAGGTCGTCAAGGCCGAATCGGACAAATGCTCCACGCTTGGCGTATTCAACCTCACCTAG
- a CDS encoding response regulator transcription factor, translating to MNEQTVLMVDDEAEIIKLISLYLQSEKVRLRTAASGEEALAIIESEPIDLVVLDIMMPGVSGIEVCLAIRERRQMPIIFLSAKSEEIDKIHGLSVGADDYVTKPFSPLELVARIKSQLRRYAALRPAAPGAAAMPSSVLRHDGIALDTLTREVTVEDAEIRLTPREFSILELLLRHPGRVYSMEQLYELVWQEPFYESANTVMVHIRKLREKIEENPRQPRYIKTVWGVGYKLEKLGR from the coding sequence GTGAACGAGCAAACGGTGCTGATGGTCGACGACGAGGCCGAGATCATCAAGCTCATCAGCCTTTATCTCCAGTCGGAGAAAGTGCGCCTGCGTACCGCCGCGAGCGGGGAGGAAGCGCTGGCGATCATCGAGAGCGAGCCGATCGACCTCGTCGTGCTGGACATCATGATGCCCGGCGTCAGCGGCATCGAGGTCTGCCTCGCCATCCGCGAGCGCCGGCAGATGCCGATCATCTTCCTATCGGCCAAAAGCGAGGAGATCGACAAGATCCACGGCCTCAGCGTCGGCGCGGACGACTACGTGACCAAGCCGTTCAGCCCGCTCGAGCTCGTCGCGCGCATCAAGAGCCAGCTGCGGCGCTATGCGGCCCTCCGCCCGGCCGCACCTGGAGCGGCGGCGATGCCGTCCTCGGTGCTCCGCCACGACGGCATCGCGCTGGATACGCTGACGCGAGAGGTGACCGTCGAGGACGCGGAGATCCGCCTGACACCGCGGGAATTCAGCATCCTCGAGCTGCTGCTGCGCCACCCCGGCCGCGTCTACAGCATGGAGCAGCTGTACGAGCTGGTCTGGCAGGAGCCGTTTTACGAGTCGGCCAACACCGTGATGGTGCACATCCGCAAGCTGCGCGAGAAGATCGAGGAGAATCCGCGTCAGCCCCGCTACATCAAGACTGTCTGGGGCGTCGGCTACAAGCTGGAGAAGCTCGGCCGATGA
- a CDS encoding Mini-ribonuclease 3 codes for MSGAIDPKPAAASPAAASHAGEQPFQPMPYEAPSKRPELLNPVVLAYAGDAVFELLVRQHLVAGERLKPQQLHRAATGIVSAKAQRRWLELWAPLLNEEEQDIVRRARNAKSGQPPRNADPHDYRLATALEGLVGYLYYQGRTERLRELMAAVFAALEADRQKETMHEH; via the coding sequence ATGAGCGGCGCCATCGATCCGAAGCCTGCCGCCGCATCCCCTGCCGCCGCATCCCATGCCGGGGAGCAGCCGTTCCAGCCGATGCCGTACGAGGCGCCTTCCAAGCGTCCCGAGCTGCTGAATCCGGTCGTGCTCGCCTATGCCGGAGACGCGGTGTTCGAGCTGCTCGTCCGCCAGCATCTCGTCGCCGGCGAGCGGCTCAAGCCCCAGCAGCTGCACCGCGCCGCGACCGGCATCGTCTCGGCCAAGGCGCAGCGCCGCTGGCTCGAGCTGTGGGCCCCGCTGCTGAACGAGGAGGAGCAGGACATCGTGCGCCGCGCGCGCAACGCCAAGTCCGGCCAGCCTCCGCGCAATGCCGATCCGCATGACTATCGTTTGGCCACCGCCCTCGAAGGGCTGGTCGGCTATCTATACTACCAAGGCCGGACCGAGAGGCTCCGGGAATTGATGGCGGCCGTATTCGCAGCGCTCGAGGCGGACCGCCAGAAGGAGACCATGCATGAGCACTAA
- the gltX gene encoding glutamate--tRNA ligase yields MAQNEVRVRYAPSPTGHLHIGNARTALFNYLYARRHGGKFVVRIEDTDVKRNVAGGEESQLKFMAWLGISWDESVDVGGGYGPYRQTERLDIYREYWQDLLDRGLAYRCYCTEQELEQEREEQTARGETPRYSGRHRNLTPEQQAAFEAEGRVASIRFRVPDSRTYEWNDMVKGMIRIDTSETGDFVIVKKDGIPTYNFAVAVDDHLMKISHVLRGEDHISNTPRQLMIYEALGWEPPLFAHMTLIVNEQRKKLSKRDESIIQFIEQYEQLGYLPETLFNFIALLGWSPEGEQELFTREGLVEAFDADRLSKSPAVFDTNKLAWMNGEYIKQLELPRLVDLCLPHLQQAGRVSAEPDAREREWAADLIALYREKLRWGAEIVPLTELFFLDAFEDEAEAREVLAEETVPQVLSAFLAGIGTLDPESWNEEGVKALIKSVQKETGCKGKTLFMPIRAAVTGHTHGPDLNRTIVLLGQEKVESRLRARLQG; encoded by the coding sequence ATGGCACAAAACGAAGTCCGCGTCCGCTACGCTCCGTCGCCGACGGGACATCTGCATATCGGCAATGCACGCACCGCGCTGTTCAACTATCTGTATGCCCGCCGCCACGGAGGCAAGTTCGTCGTCCGCATCGAGGATACCGACGTCAAGCGCAACGTGGCCGGCGGGGAAGAGAGCCAGCTCAAGTTCATGGCCTGGCTCGGCATCTCTTGGGACGAAAGCGTCGACGTCGGCGGCGGCTACGGCCCGTACCGGCAGACGGAGCGCCTCGACATCTACCGCGAGTATTGGCAGGATCTGCTCGACCGCGGCCTCGCTTACCGCTGCTACTGCACGGAGCAGGAGCTGGAGCAGGAGCGCGAGGAGCAGACCGCCCGCGGCGAGACGCCGCGCTACTCGGGCCGCCATCGGAACCTGACGCCGGAGCAGCAGGCGGCGTTCGAGGCGGAGGGCCGCGTCGCCAGCATCCGCTTCCGCGTGCCGGACAGCCGGACCTACGAGTGGAACGATATGGTCAAGGGCATGATCCGCATCGATACGAGCGAGACGGGCGACTTCGTCATCGTCAAGAAGGACGGCATCCCGACGTACAACTTCGCGGTGGCGGTCGACGATCATTTGATGAAGATTTCCCATGTGCTGCGGGGCGAGGACCACATCTCCAACACGCCGCGCCAGCTCATGATCTACGAGGCGCTCGGCTGGGAGCCGCCGCTGTTCGCGCACATGACGCTGATCGTCAACGAGCAGCGCAAGAAGCTGAGCAAGCGCGACGAGTCGATCATCCAGTTCATCGAGCAGTACGAGCAGCTCGGCTACCTGCCGGAGACGCTGTTCAACTTCATCGCGCTGCTCGGCTGGTCGCCGGAGGGCGAGCAGGAGCTGTTCACGCGCGAGGGACTGGTCGAGGCGTTCGATGCCGATCGGCTGAGCAAGAGCCCGGCGGTATTCGACACGAACAAGCTCGCCTGGATGAACGGCGAATACATCAAGCAGCTGGAGCTGCCGCGCCTGGTCGACCTGTGCCTGCCGCATCTGCAGCAGGCCGGCCGCGTCAGCGCGGAGCCGGACGCGCGCGAGCGCGAATGGGCGGCTGACCTGATCGCCCTGTACCGCGAGAAGCTGCGCTGGGGCGCGGAGATCGTGCCGCTGACCGAGCTGTTCTTCCTCGATGCCTTCGAGGACGAAGCGGAGGCGCGCGAGGTGCTGGCGGAGGAGACGGTGCCGCAGGTGCTGTCGGCGTTCCTCGCGGGCATCGGCACGCTCGATCCGGAGAGCTGGAACGAGGAGGGCGTCAAGGCGCTCATCAAGTCCGTTCAAAAGGAGACCGGCTGCAAAGGCAAGACGCTGTTCATGCCGATCCGCGCCGCCGTCACCGGCCACACGCACGGACCGGACCTGAACCGCACGATCGTGCTGCTCGGGCAGGAAAAAGTGGAAAGCCGCCTGCGCGCGCGCCTGCAGGGCTGA
- the radA gene encoding DNA repair protein RadA, translating to MAKVKIKFACTECGTESPKWLGKCPGCGEWNTMVEEKETVVKTAGVGLSAPMSRGTKEKPRSIIDINTGQEPRIESSIGELNRVLGGGVVPGSLILVGGDPGIGKSTLLLQASHALASAGLKVLYISGEESVRQTKLRADRLGALAESLYVLCETNMEHINEAIESVGPDFLVIDSIQTVYDPGVQSAPGSVAQVRECTAHFMRKSKIDGIATVLVGHVTKEGAIAGPRLLEHMVDCVLYFEGERHHSYRLLRAVKNRFGSTNEIGIFEMGEDGLREVANPSELFLSERPLGVSGSTVVASMEGTRPVLVELQALVAPTHFPSPRRMSTGFDHHRMALIIAVLEKRIGLFLQTQDAYLNAAGGVRLDEPAVDLAAAVALASSFKDAPTKPDDVIFGEVGLTGEVRAVSRAEQRVKEAQKLGFKRVILPEKSLKGWKPPDDIKIVGVNTVAEALRAALE from the coding sequence GTGGCCAAGGTAAAAATCAAGTTCGCCTGCACGGAGTGCGGCACGGAATCGCCCAAGTGGCTGGGCAAATGTCCCGGCTGCGGCGAATGGAACACGATGGTAGAGGAAAAGGAAACGGTTGTCAAGACGGCCGGGGTCGGCTTGTCCGCCCCGATGTCGCGCGGGACGAAAGAAAAGCCGCGTTCCATCATAGATATCAATACGGGACAGGAGCCGCGGATCGAGAGCAGCATCGGCGAGCTGAACCGCGTGCTCGGCGGCGGCGTCGTGCCGGGCTCGCTCATCCTCGTCGGAGGCGACCCCGGCATCGGCAAGTCGACGCTGCTGCTGCAGGCCTCCCATGCCCTGGCCTCGGCCGGACTCAAGGTGCTGTACATCTCGGGCGAGGAGTCCGTCCGCCAGACCAAGCTGCGCGCCGACCGGCTCGGCGCGCTCGCCGAGTCGCTGTATGTACTGTGCGAGACCAATATGGAGCATATTAACGAGGCGATCGAGTCGGTAGGACCGGATTTCCTCGTCATCGACTCCATCCAGACGGTCTACGATCCGGGCGTGCAGTCGGCTCCAGGCAGCGTCGCCCAGGTGCGCGAGTGCACGGCGCACTTCATGCGCAAGTCCAAGATCGACGGCATCGCGACGGTGCTTGTCGGCCACGTGACCAAGGAAGGCGCCATCGCCGGCCCGAGGCTGCTGGAGCATATGGTGGACTGCGTCCTTTATTTCGAGGGAGAGAGGCATCATTCCTACCGGCTGCTGCGCGCGGTCAAGAACCGCTTCGGCTCGACCAACGAGATCGGCATCTTCGAAATGGGCGAGGACGGCCTGCGCGAGGTCGCCAATCCGTCCGAGCTGTTCCTGTCGGAGCGCCCGCTCGGCGTCTCCGGCTCGACCGTCGTCGCCAGCATGGAGGGGACGCGTCCGGTGCTCGTGGAGCTGCAGGCCCTGGTGGCGCCGACGCATTTCCCTTCTCCGCGGCGCATGTCGACCGGCTTCGACCATCATCGGATGGCGCTCATCATCGCCGTGCTGGAGAAGCGGATCGGCCTGTTCCTGCAGACGCAGGACGCCTATCTGAACGCCGCCGGCGGCGTGCGGCTCGACGAGCCGGCGGTCGATCTGGCCGCGGCGGTCGCCCTCGCCTCCAGCTTCAAGGACGCGCCGACCAAGCCGGACGACGTCATTTTCGGAGAAGTCGGCCTGACCGGCGAGGTGCGGGCCGTCTCGCGGGCGGAGCAGCGGGTCAAGGAAGCCCAGAAGCTCGGCTTCAAGCGGGTCATCCTGCCGGAGAAGAGCCTCAAGGGCTGGAAGCCGCCGGACGATATCAAGATCGTTGGCGTCAATACGGTTGCCGAAGCGCTCCGCGCGGCGCTTGAATAG
- a CDS encoding PIN/TRAM domain-containing protein, protein MVKRILQLLGLVFGGMLGSQAGIGTGGSLPAGMGYSALAGGYGSFGYYLGLAVGAFCGLLLATALAGQAQRLLGEGARRAAELPAADLLAGAAGLTCGLVLSALLYPSVSRLPESAAMIAPALLTLGLGYVGLTVGLRKKEELAAGLTALLQPKAAPEPEKVEPVNFEEHKIMDTSVIIDGRIADICKTGFIEGTLVIPEFVLEELQHIADSSDLLKRNRGRRGLDILNKIQKELDVKVLIYEGDFEDVSEVDSKLVKLAKLLRGKVLTNDFNLNKVCELQGVSVLNINDLANAVKPVVLPGEEIVVQIIKDGKEHGQGVAYLDDGTMIVVEGGRDYIGMTMEVLVTSVLQTSAGRMIFAKPKLLEKAL, encoded by the coding sequence ATGGTAAAACGGATTCTGCAATTACTTGGACTCGTATTTGGCGGCATGCTGGGCTCCCAGGCGGGCATCGGCACCGGAGGCAGCCTCCCGGCAGGCATGGGCTACAGCGCTCTTGCCGGGGGCTACGGCTCCTTCGGCTACTACTTGGGACTGGCGGTCGGAGCGTTCTGCGGCCTGCTGCTCGCGACCGCGCTCGCCGGACAGGCGCAGCGCCTGCTCGGCGAAGGCGCGCGGCGCGCCGCTGAGCTGCCTGCGGCCGATCTGCTCGCCGGGGCGGCCGGACTGACCTGCGGCCTCGTGCTGTCGGCGCTGCTCTACCCGTCGGTCTCGCGCCTGCCGGAGTCGGCGGCGATGATCGCGCCGGCGCTGCTGACGCTCGGCCTCGGCTACGTCGGCCTGACGGTCGGCCTTCGCAAGAAGGAGGAGCTGGCCGCCGGCCTGACGGCGCTGCTGCAGCCGAAAGCGGCTCCGGAGCCGGAGAAAGTCGAGCCGGTCAATTTCGAGGAGCACAAGATCATGGACACGAGCGTCATCATCGACGGCCGGATCGCGGACATCTGCAAGACCGGCTTCATCGAGGGCACGCTCGTCATTCCGGAGTTCGTCCTGGAGGAGCTGCAGCATATCGCGGATTCGTCGGATCTGCTCAAGCGCAACCGGGGCCGGCGCGGCCTGGACATCCTGAACAAGATCCAAAAGGAGCTCGACGTGAAGGTGCTCATCTACGAGGGCGACTTCGAGGACGTGAGCGAGGTGGACAGCAAGCTCGTGAAGCTGGCCAAGCTGCTGCGGGGCAAGGTGCTGACCAACGACTTCAACCTCAACAAGGTATGCGAGCTGCAGGGCGTGTCGGTGCTGAACATCAACGATCTGGCCAACGCCGTCAAGCCCGTCGTGCTGCCGGGCGAGGAGATCGTCGTGCAGATCATCAAGGACGGCAAGGAGCATGGCCAAGGCGTCGCGTATCTCGACGACGGCACGATGATCGTCGTCGAGGGCGGGCGCGACTACATCGGCATGACGATGGAAGTGCTGGTGACGAGCGTGCTGCAGACGTCGGCGGGACGGATGATCTTCGCCAAGCCCAAGCTGTTGGAAAAAGCGCTGTAA
- the disA gene encoding DNA integrity scanning diadenylate cyclase DisA: MKETKENEITNQLLQLVAPGTAFRDGLDNVLRAKTGALLVVGYSPEVMEVVDGGFSINCEFSPNYLYELAKMDGAIILSEDLKRILYANTQLIPDSSIPSIETGIRHRTAERVAKQTGRLVVSISQRRNIITLYMGSLRYSLKDMGVILTKANQAIQTLEKYKAVLKQSFTNLSALEFEELVTLQEVAHVIHRVEMVLRIKMEIKRYVNELGTEGRLISMQMEELIGGVEEDAWFLLKDYARDNSDERLRDIRAGLKKLSNDELMDAPHVIRLLGYPQGASIADEAVQPRGYRQMYRIPRLPLVIMNNLIERFGNLPSIVMATIAELDEVDGIGEVRARAIKEGLRRIQDQMFIDRQI; the protein is encoded by the coding sequence ATGAAGGAAACCAAGGAGAACGAAATCACGAACCAGCTGCTGCAGCTGGTCGCGCCCGGCACGGCGTTCCGCGACGGGCTCGACAACGTGCTGCGGGCCAAGACCGGCGCCTTGCTCGTCGTCGGCTACAGCCCCGAGGTGATGGAGGTCGTCGACGGCGGCTTTTCGATCAATTGCGAGTTCTCGCCCAACTATCTGTATGAGCTGGCCAAGATGGACGGCGCGATCATCCTCAGCGAGGACCTCAAGCGCATCCTCTATGCCAATACGCAGCTCATCCCCGACTCGTCGATCCCGTCGATCGAGACGGGCATCCGCCACCGGACCGCGGAGCGGGTCGCCAAGCAGACCGGACGCCTCGTCGTCTCGATCTCGCAGCGGCGCAACATCATCACGCTGTACATGGGCAGCCTGCGCTACTCGCTCAAGGACATGGGCGTCATCCTGACCAAGGCGAACCAGGCGATCCAGACGCTGGAGAAATACAAGGCGGTGCTCAAGCAGTCGTTCACGAACCTGTCGGCGCTGGAGTTCGAGGAGCTCGTCACGCTCCAGGAGGTCGCGCATGTCATCCACCGCGTCGAGATGGTGCTGCGGATCAAGATGGAGATCAAGCGCTACGTCAACGAGCTCGGCACGGAAGGACGTCTCATCAGCATGCAGATGGAGGAGCTGATCGGCGGCGTCGAGGAGGATGCGTGGTTCCTGCTCAAGGACTACGCCCGCGACAACAGCGACGAGCGGCTGCGTGACATTCGCGCGGGACTCAAGAAGCTGAGCAACGATGAGCTGATGGACGCGCCGCACGTCATCCGGCTGCTCGGCTATCCGCAGGGAGCTTCCATCGCCGACGAGGCGGTGCAGCCGAGGGGATACCGCCAGATGTACCGCATTCCCCGCCTGCCGCTGGTCATCATGAACAACCTGATCGAGCGCTTCGGCAACCTGCCGAGCATCGTCATGGCGACGATCGCGGAGCTGGACGAAGTGGACGGAATCGGCGAGGTGCGGGCCCGCGCCATCAAGGAAGGACTGCGCCGCATTCAAGATCAAATGTTCATTGACAGGCAAATCTGA
- the ispD gene encoding 2-C-methyl-D-erythritol 4-phosphate cytidylyltransferase has protein sequence MGTAESKQFLELGGKPVLIHSLELLQGMDEVAEIVLVTGASDVERCRDWCRSYRLSKVTAVLEGGSERQHSVRLGLRGLATEWALVHDGVRPLATEAAVRACLRRAEETGAAVLAVPVKDTIKQADEHGVIVATPDRSSLWAIQTPQAFRRVRLLEAHEQALASGFLGTDDAMAVERLGDPVSVVEGEYTNIKITTPEDLPYAEFLLAQRERGTDS, from the coding sequence ATGGGCACGGCCGAGAGCAAGCAGTTTCTGGAGCTTGGCGGCAAGCCCGTGCTGATCCATTCGCTGGAGCTGCTGCAGGGGATGGACGAGGTTGCCGAGATCGTGCTCGTGACCGGAGCTTCGGATGTGGAGCGGTGCCGCGACTGGTGCCGCTCCTATCGCTTGTCCAAGGTGACGGCGGTGCTGGAGGGCGGCAGCGAGCGGCAGCACAGCGTGCGGCTCGGGCTGCGCGGACTTGCGACGGAATGGGCGCTCGTCCACGACGGCGTGCGTCCGCTCGCGACGGAGGCGGCCGTGCGGGCCTGCCTGCGGCGGGCCGAGGAGACGGGAGCGGCCGTGCTGGCCGTGCCGGTCAAGGACACGATCAAGCAGGCGGACGAGCACGGAGTCATCGTCGCCACGCCGGACCGAAGCAGCTTGTGGGCGATTCAGACGCCGCAAGCTTTTCGCCGTGTCCGGCTGCTGGAAGCCCACGAGCAGGCGCTCGCGAGCGGCTTCCTCGGCACGGACGACGCGATGGCCGTGGAGCGGCTGGGCGATCCGGTGTCGGTCGTCGAGGGCGAGTATACGAACATCAAGATCACGACGCCGGAGGATCTGCCGTACGCGGAGTTCCTGCTGGCGCAGCGGGAGAGGGGAACGGATTCATGA